From one Chanodichthys erythropterus isolate Z2021 chromosome 3, ASM2448905v1, whole genome shotgun sequence genomic stretch:
- the LOC137015699 gene encoding LOW QUALITY PROTEIN: uncharacterized protein (The sequence of the model RefSeq protein was modified relative to this genomic sequence to represent the inferred CDS: substituted 2 bases at 2 genomic stop codons) produces MADQCDLCLLGLIILSSLLTGTSGVDYAHVFISSGENVRLPCNNDLSDCKSTTWIYNRHSAADEIIVLGIKRKETERHERLSLGSDCSLNIKNVTEEDYGFYICRQYVNNKQQGTEAHVNLHVLHVSPSSSSSSSSSSSQTEISPGRSVTLSCQLYSYEFPCDILVRYEGLQLLWVNQAGVDLKTDSRYQILFSSDHCIITLTTTLLNEDDNREWRCQLTRRNQLQTSVRYTVKYSGEEQHXQTXSTGPADTASETEVSVTAGSLIRVIVMIVGMAVFAAPTVILLQIICARRAGRKDSQHPEEIEMPTILQ; encoded by the exons GTACCAGTGGAGTGGATTATGCTCATGTGTTCATCAGTTCTGGTGAAAATGTCCGTCTGCCCTGTAATAATGATCTTTCTGACTGTAAATCAACTACATGGATCTATAACAGACATTCAGCAGCAGATGAGATTATTGTTTTAGGGATAAAGagaaaagagacagagagacatgAGAGACTGAGTCTGGGGTCTGACTGCTCTCTGAACATCAAGAACGTCACAGAAGAAGATTATGGATTTTACATCTGCAGACAATATGTGAATAACAAACAACAAGGAACTGAAGCGCATGTTAATCTGCATGTTCTTCATG TgtctccatcatcatcatcatcatcatcatcatcatcctcacagACTGAGATCAGTCCAGGTCGctctgtgactctctcctgtcaGTTGTATTCATATGAATTCCCCTGTGATATTTTGGTCCGTTATGAGGGACTTCAGCTGTTGTGGGTGAACCAGGCTGGTGTTGACCTGAAGACAGACTCCAGATAtcagatattattctcatcagATCACTGTATCATCACTCTGACTACAACACTCCTGAATGAAGATGACAACAGAGAGTGGAGATGTCAGCTTACTCGCAGAAATCAACTCCAGACCTCAGTCAGATACACTGTTAAGTATTCAGGTGAGGAACAAC ACTAACAGACGTGATCCACAGGTCCAGCTGACACAGCATCAGAAACTGAAGTCAGTGTGACTGCTGGCTCATTAATCAGAG TGATTGTGATGATTGTTGGGATGGCAGTGTTTGCTGCTCCTACTGTGATTcttcttcagatcatctgtgcAAGAAGAGCTG GGAGGAAGGACTCGCAGCACCCAGAGGAAATAGAGATGCctacaatattacaataa